From a single Phorcysia thermohydrogeniphila genomic region:
- a CDS encoding S41 family peptidase: MKRFLKTSVFFSVVILLMLSVAKVSLSAAMKGEAKSNQELSFIRLFTEAYQLVKERYVEPVTPKELFEGAIQGMLSKLDPHSTLFTPDKLKEFQVETSGEFGGLGIQITKTKDGRLLIIAPIEDTPAYKAGLKAGDVIVKIEDKKVTPDMTLMEAVKLMRGKPGTKITIWVWRKGWAEPKPFTITRAVIKIQSVKYRILEGNIGYIRFTMFQRNAVDEFKKALEALKKNKKLEGIIVDVRNNPGGLLEAAVVISDYFLPKGKLIVYTKGRIPQSVRKYYSTHDPVVPVSVPVVMLVNSGTASAAEILTGALRFNNRAIVVGEKTFGKGSVQTLYPLEMGYAVKITTAKYYMPNNECIDGKGINPDIVVKLSKEDIEKLKKEFKEMEEHPEKTEEIRKKREKRIDSQMKRAIEVIKEYHLIQRILGHSGKKAA, translated from the coding sequence ATGAAACGGTTCCTGAAGACTTCCGTCTTCTTTTCTGTGGTTATACTGCTGATGCTTTCGGTTGCCAAGGTTTCCCTCTCTGCTGCAATGAAGGGAGAGGCTAAGAGTAACCAAGAGCTCAGCTTTATCAGGCTGTTTACTGAGGCCTATCAGCTTGTGAAGGAGAGGTACGTTGAGCCTGTTACTCCCAAGGAACTCTTTGAGGGCGCTATCCAAGGGATGCTCTCAAAGCTTGACCCCCACAGTACCCTCTTCACTCCGGATAAACTCAAAGAGTTTCAGGTTGAAACCAGTGGAGAGTTTGGAGGCCTTGGCATACAGATAACGAAGACGAAGGACGGAAGGTTACTGATTATTGCCCCGATAGAGGATACCCCAGCCTATAAGGCCGGTCTAAAAGCTGGGGACGTTATCGTTAAGATAGAGGATAAAAAGGTTACTCCCGACATGACCCTTATGGAAGCTGTCAAGCTCATGAGGGGTAAGCCGGGGACAAAGATAACGATTTGGGTCTGGCGTAAAGGTTGGGCAGAGCCAAAGCCTTTCACGATAACAAGGGCAGTTATAAAGATTCAGAGTGTTAAGTACAGAATACTTGAAGGGAACATTGGATACATTAGGTTTACAATGTTCCAGAGGAACGCCGTTGATGAGTTTAAGAAGGCCTTAGAGGCCTTAAAGAAGAACAAGAAACTTGAAGGAATCATCGTTGATGTTAGGAACAACCCCGGAGGTCTCCTTGAAGCTGCTGTTGTGATTAGCGACTACTTCCTCCCTAAGGGTAAGCTCATAGTCTACACGAAAGGAAGGATTCCCCAGAGCGTTAGGAAGTATTACTCTACACATGACCCAGTTGTGCCGGTTTCCGTGCCCGTTGTGATGCTTGTTAACTCCGGGACGGCAAGTGCTGCTGAGATTTTAACCGGAGCTCTCCGCTTTAATAACAGGGCAATAGTTGTTGGAGAAAAGACCTTCGGTAAGGGTTCAGTTCAGACTCTCTACCCCTTAGAGATGGGCTACGCCGTCAAGATAACAACTGCAAAGTACTACATGCCCAACAACGAGTGTATAGACGGCAAGGGAATCAATCCAGACATCGTAGTCAAGCTCTCAAAGGAGGACATAGAGAAGCTTAAGAAAGAGTTTAAAGAAATGGAGGAGCATCCGGAGAAGACGGAAGAGATAAGGAAGAAGAGGGAGAAACGTATTGACAGCCAGATGAAGAGAGCAATAGAGGTTATTAAGGAGTACCACCTTATACAGCGTATCTTAGGGCACAGCGGGAAAAAGGCTGCATGA
- a CDS encoding transketolase family protein, with translation MEKVSLRDAYGDTLVELGREDERIVVLDADLSGSTKTAKFAKVFPERFFNMGIAEINMMNVAAGLAVSGKIPFVSTFAIFGTGRAWEAVRQTICYPNLNVKIVCSHGGITVGEDGASHQALEDVAVMRSIPNMRVIVPADDIETKQVIRKVAYTEGPFYVRLSREKFPRIFDESYKFEIGKGHVLREGEDVTVISNGVMSSFALLAAEILEKEGISVEVIHMPTVKPIDVELVVKSASKTGAVVTAEEHSVVGGLGSAVAEVLVENYPVPMERLGTPDVFGLSGKGWDLLHYFKLDENGIIEKVKKVLARKK, from the coding sequence ATGGAAAAGGTTAGCCTTAGGGACGCCTATGGAGATACACTTGTTGAGCTTGGAAGGGAAGACGAAAGGATAGTCGTTCTTGACGCTGATCTTTCTGGTTCTACAAAGACTGCAAAGTTTGCAAAGGTATTTCCTGAAAGATTTTTCAACATGGGAATTGCAGAGATTAACATGATGAACGTTGCTGCCGGACTTGCAGTTTCCGGCAAAATACCCTTTGTTAGCACCTTTGCCATTTTCGGGACAGGAAGGGCTTGGGAGGCCGTTAGACAGACAATCTGTTATCCCAACTTAAACGTTAAGATAGTCTGCTCTCACGGTGGAATAACGGTAGGAGAGGACGGAGCAAGCCATCAGGCTCTTGAAGACGTTGCCGTTATGAGAAGTATTCCAAACATGAGGGTAATAGTTCCTGCCGACGATATAGAGACGAAGCAGGTTATAAGGAAGGTGGCCTATACAGAAGGTCCTTTTTACGTAAGGCTTTCAAGGGAAAAGTTTCCAAGAATTTTTGATGAAAGCTACAAGTTTGAAATAGGCAAGGGACACGTTTTAAGGGAAGGAGAGGACGTAACAGTTATCTCTAACGGGGTGATGTCTTCCTTTGCCCTCCTTGCAGCAGAAATCCTTGAGAAGGAGGGAATTTCCGTAGAAGTGATTCACATGCCGACCGTTAAGCCTATAGATGTTGAGCTTGTAGTTAAGTCAGCTTCAAAAACTGGGGCTGTCGTTACGGCTGAAGAGCACTCGGTTGTAGGAGGTCTTGGTTCTGCAGTGGCAGAAGTTCTGGTGGAGAATTACCCGGTACCAATGGAGAGGCTTGGCACTCCTGATGTTTTCGGACTTTCAGGTAAGGGATGGGATTTGCTACACTACTTTAAGTTAGATGAAAATGGGATAATTGAGAAGGTTAAAAAAGTCCTTGCGAGGAAAAAATGA